Proteins encoded together in one candidate division WOR-3 bacterium window:
- a CDS encoding glycosyltransferase family 4 protein, whose amino-acid sequence MSQHLYGTLEGFKYLYAPKPCLGAYVTIEASARGLLRYGAFDEYHTYYMDPVFQVRAHDSLARTCQESGKLKLVRLRESVGTPLPAYDILHFETIQPAREIAFRSLLSNVRTPVTRQAYTIATLANVREFLDLCLLNQGCRPYDSIVAPSRAAAEAITAYMTEVESRTEGKVRYRGRVDTIPHGFETEDSRPMDKASARRTLELPAHAVILLSLGRISWRSKMNYDRLLRSVAQLAKASPVELLLVVAGADSDGESAQVRNLATTLGLSDKIRLITDFRDDQKTAIYSASDIFVSLSDNLQESFGLTLVEAMAVGLPVLCTDWDGYRDIVEDGVQGFRIPVEWQVRRRPSDLLAQFRHPYDHTLIHQSSRDLKIDSGQLVSKALDLINNAELRYSMGQRARQRVRDEFSMKAVVARYEDLWTELKGMADQDQREYPNLGPVLSYDYPKHFRGYPTTLVDDGSV is encoded by the coding sequence ATGAGTCAGCACCTCTACGGTACCCTTGAGGGCTTCAAGTACCTGTACGCCCCGAAGCCGTGTCTCGGCGCATACGTTACTATAGAAGCGTCAGCCCGGGGACTGCTGAGATACGGCGCGTTTGACGAGTATCACACCTACTACATGGACCCGGTGTTCCAGGTCCGGGCTCACGATTCTCTAGCTCGCACTTGTCAGGAGAGCGGAAAACTCAAGCTGGTCCGGTTGCGCGAGTCGGTGGGGACGCCGCTCCCCGCCTATGACATCCTTCACTTCGAGACTATCCAACCCGCCAGAGAGATCGCCTTCCGAAGCCTCCTGTCCAATGTGCGGACTCCAGTGACAAGGCAGGCGTACACAATAGCCACGCTCGCGAACGTGCGGGAGTTCCTTGATCTGTGCCTGCTGAACCAGGGGTGCAGACCGTACGACTCTATTGTGGCGCCTTCCCGGGCAGCGGCAGAGGCAATCACTGCCTACATGACGGAAGTCGAATCACGCACTGAAGGCAAAGTGCGCTATCGAGGAAGGGTGGACACCATCCCGCACGGGTTCGAGACCGAAGACTCCAGACCAATGGACAAGGCCAGTGCGAGAAGAACGCTGGAACTACCCGCGCATGCCGTGATACTGCTGTCTTTGGGCAGGATATCGTGGCGGTCAAAGATGAACTACGATCGCCTGTTGCGCTCCGTGGCCCAGCTTGCCAAGGCGTCACCTGTCGAGTTGCTGCTTGTGGTCGCCGGTGCAGACAGCGACGGCGAATCAGCGCAGGTGCGGAACCTCGCCACGACCCTGGGGTTGTCCGACAAGATAAGGCTGATCACCGACTTCCGTGACGATCAGAAGACGGCAATCTACTCTGCCTCGGACATCTTCGTATCCCTGAGTGACAATCTACAGGAGTCCTTCGGACTGACACTGGTGGAAGCGATGGCCGTAGGGCTGCCCGTCCTCTGCACCGACTGGGACGGCTATCGCGACATAGTTGAAGACGGAGTGCAGGGGTTCAGGATTCCGGTCGAGTGGCAGGTGCGACGGAGACCCAGCGACTTGCTCGCGCAGTTCCGTCATCCCTACGACCACACGCTGATTCACCAGTCAAGTCGGGACCTGAAGATCGACAGTGGACAACTGGTCTCCAAAGCACTGGACCTGATCAACAACGCTGAGCTCAGATACTCCATGGGTCAACGCGCCCGGCAGCGGGTGAGAGATGAGTTCTCGATGAAGGCGGTTGTCGCTCGCTACGAGGACCTGTGGACGGAGCTCAAAGGAATGGCCGACCAGGACCAGAGGGAATACCCCAACCTCGGGCCCGTCCTCAGCTACGACTACCCAAAGCACTTCCGGGGCTATCCGACGACTCTTGTCGACGACGGCTCGGTG